In one Dermacentor variabilis isolate Ectoservices chromosome 4, ASM5094787v1, whole genome shotgun sequence genomic region, the following are encoded:
- the LOC142578585 gene encoding uncharacterized protein LOC142578585 codes for MASACFDESFVTPHLELSADECEALYLQSVYRLDTLDRACNEMRYLLRDMEATEQRLRELRHKHSNLTKQINNAQIDIDKVDERQRKCNVVVFGLPETEVDAEWCGELVLKLVNEHLNFSLALDQIVSAYRLKSASCPRPILVKLTGEAKKWELLRASGRLKGTGIGIREDFSYTVRRQRRLLSKKMHEERRAGRRACLDCDTLKAEGRVFVCDKYCENVVEVSAYGVRVEGVAGSKGGVASELKLDAHCLSRDWLEKHSEIISEKMRILNGNCG; via the coding sequence ATGGCTTCGGCCTGTTTCGACGAGTCCTTCGTGACACCGCACCTCGAGCTGAGCGCCGACGAATGCGAGGCCCTGTACCTACAGTCAGTGTACCGCTTGGACACCCTGGACCGAGCCTGCAACGAGATGCGCTATCTGCTTCGCGACATGGAAGCGACCGAGCAGCGGCTGCGCGAGTTGCGCCACAAACATTCCAACCTCACCAAGCAGATCAACAACGCCCAAATAGACATCGACAAGGTCGACGAGCGCCAGCGAAAATGCAACGTGGTCGTCTTCGGACTGCCGGAGACCGAAGTGGATGCGGAGTGGTGCGGTGAGCTTGTGCTTAAGCTCGTTAACGAGCACCTCAACTTCTCTCTCGCCCTGGACCAAATCGTGAGCGCGTATAGACTCAAATCTGCTTCGTGCCCCAGGCCTATTCTGGTAAAGCTTACTGGAGAGGCCAAGAAATGGGAACTGCTCAGAGCAAGCGGCCGGCTTAAAGGAACGGGCATCGGGATACGCGAGGACTTTTCCTACACCGTGCGCAGGCAACGCAGGCTGCTCTCCAAGAAGATGCATGAAGAGCGGCGTGCCGGCCGCAGGGCGTGCCTGGACTGCGACACCCTGAAGGCAGAGGgtcgtgtgtttgtgtgcgacAAGTACTGCGAGAACGTGGTCGAAGTGTCAGCTTATGGCGTACGGGTCGAGGGCGTCGCCGGGTCCAAGGGAGGCGTAGCTTCAGAGCTGAAGCTAGACGCGCACTGCCTGAGCCGCGACTGGCTCGAGAAGCACTCTGAGATCATATCGGAGAAGATGAGGATTTTGAATGGCAACTGTGGCTAA